One Antedon mediterranea chromosome 1, ecAntMedi1.1, whole genome shotgun sequence genomic window, ATTCAACATAATAATTACCTTTCCTCTTTCATCAAAGCCACCAACTTTATCATAAACTTGTCTTGAGCAGAACCATGTTGGCATTAGTACTGTTGGCCCATGTGATGTGAACACCTGACACAGaattaagaaaataaacaacaaacgTTAGTACAGAACCAATTTTTGAAATGAGATTGgtataaagctgtctacactaccaaagtagtttgataaagtgttatgtggtagtgatatgatgtcatgtccatatatgggcacatccgtcacatatttttgtcacataaagtgtgatagtgaagacagggctttaacaatgaaaacaacaaTGTACACTGTCAATAAGAATTATGATAGCTTCCACAATCTTACCTGTGTGAGCAGTTGTTTTTGGGTCATTCCATTACACCAACGTGTATAGCGAATGGTAGAGTCTTTGGGAATCCGTGTAACTTTGCATCCTATTATCTTCGGGAGAAAGCAAAGGTTATCttgtattatatgtattttttttaaacataaataatattggATTTGTGAGGAATAAGCAAAAAACCTACTGTATTTTGATGTTTCAATGCTGCTTGGTATTGTAATTTGATTCTCATAGGGTCCATTATGTCATCcttaaataaaaagaattacacaatatttattaattattgtttataaaaattacCCATTTTTTACACATATAATAAATGGTGGTGATGCCTCTGAAAAGTGGAGAATAGGAACCTTTGGTTTGGGCGATTCCTAGATAAATGAAGTAgataaataaagtaattaattaCGGCATGAAActaattttaatgatttaatatgatttaatttcaattaGGATGAGTGCTAAATTGAGATAGAGTTGATGGAACAAAACCCACCTCTCCCTGGTGGTACAAATTAATCCATGTTTTCAATCAAGGATATGTTTAGAATGataaaacattaacataataaaagtaaaacaaaatataagagAAAATACCCTTCCCCACATCCCTGGTGTTCTTCCCCACATCCCTGGTGTTCTTCCCCACACCCCTGGTGTTCTTCCCCACACCCCTGGTGTTCTTCCCCACACCCCTGGTGTCCTTCCCCACATCCCCAGCATTCAAAATCAGTGCCCTTGAGAGGCATGTGTCAACTTACAGCATCCTGAAAACATAAAAATCTCCCACTGCTCTGCCTTACAGCTTGATTCTTTGCATAACCAACTAAAAATACAcgttattataacaatattattgaaaatacaTAGACATCTGcagaataagttaaaaaattcaATACCGATTGAGAATAGGGAATATACCAGTTGTGGAAATTACCCCACTTTCTAGCCTGCAGGAAATCATTCATCATTCATATATAAGAtataagaaaatgttattatcTCAATCCAATAAAAGTATGCGCTTCAATCAaacatacataaaaatatagatatataacaaaataaaataaattaaaaaatctaaaaatgacGACATTCTCAACCTTAGTgagtttatattttgtttacaatttacaaCTTGTCTTATACGCTTGAGAATGAGACAATATGGTAGTATCTGAGACAACAAtcaaattattcattattgttGTCACAGATCTGTAATCATCAGGGAAAGGTTAAAAAAACTTCTCTGATTGTATGAAGTTGgtagtaaataggcctacaggtcaggagcttttgatttgcgacGACCAATGATCAAACTATGGCATGTTAATTCAGAGATATTGGGATGTGTGTCCTTGCTCCCCATCTCAGCACAAGTCTGGTCCAGGTAACAACACAtcaattgacctgacctaggttggTCGTTGGTCGTCACAAATCAAAATCTCTTGAGTATGTACCTCCTTTAGGTTCTGCATTTGAGTGGCCACTCAAAATAACATGGATGCCAAAACTTATTAACATGTCCTTCCATGATTTGAGAATATCTAATGAATCATCCTGGAAAACATATGAAAATAGATATATAGTTATGAGACactgattgatttatttatttatttattctttctttattctgcagGCACTTTCAGTACTAGTgcactgatttccaaagtggtacagtaattgaaaatataacaaacataataaaataaagacaaagagtaattgaaatatacattaaaaatagcaatcaattttagaaaacaaaaaattcAGTTTAAAATGCTGAGTACTAATTGTATTTTGGAATGAAGTTATTAATAGACATAGACATAGATTAATGAAACAAATTGAGTTATTTGTCATTAAAGAAGAACATTTTACTTTCTTTAGTACTCCTAACCATGCCAAGCATTTCTGTAGGTGGGTTAATATACGCTACAAAAAGATCATTGATTAATAACAAATAGAAAAAgagcataatattaataatagctGGAACAAATGACAAGTGTGAGGCCATTGATTCTAGGTTTTATCCTTTATTAGAACGTCATCAAGAATGACAATGATTCCAATGTTGACAATGTTCTAATAAAAGGAcgaaataatttataatagcCTCACGGTTGTCATTTATTGGAATTATCGGGCTACTAGTTGTGGTGGACTTCAAGATATGCATGTCTCATGGCAGACAATGCAAGAAAATAGGAGTATGAAATTACTGGGAAAAAGTGGGATAGTAGGTGATGCAGCTTTACCTTGCTTGAATCGTTAAATATTGACAACTCTACTGTCATTCCTTCTCCAAGATCCTGCTGTCTCTTGATTGATCCTAAACATTCATCCAGCCATTCTGCGGCATTGTATACAGGTAATATGATGGACTGAAATGTAATCATATTTAATCATTAATTCAATCATACTGTGTATGTACCGGTAATATTGATTATTGCTTATGCATCATCATAATAAATCTAGGCAATATCAAGCCTGGCCCTAGAGCTACATAAAACATGGAACAACTCACTATCCTGTCTGTGCCTGTGACAGTCTATTATCATAATCTATATAGTATATTCCTTCTAtcttggcctagcctagccctagagCATTTAATTTGGTAATTTTACTTACGACATCAACTGGAGTAATCCCCATATTACAATTATTGATGATTTAATTGTAGTTCCAtactaaaacaaatttattgtaATCAAAATAGTAGTCGGTAGGAAAATTTCCCcaaatataacaaatttatacGCTTTGTCGACCTTGAGGGGAATTCCCTACCACATAATCAAAACaaacatactgtaatatataGAGGGCGCCATGCATGTTAGTTTTATCAAAGATAGTtttactacactatctttggttaTATTACGACGAGAGGTGAAAATATTCCAGCCATTTACCGGTCACTAactaaccatggaggtatttataCCTCATGAACTAACTAACTCGTGCAAAGTTACTTAACAATTCACCATAGAAttgtacaattaaaaacatttttgtaattgaTACCTCATATTTTTAATGACGCTTTTATCATCTAATcaatatacacattattattttctatgaataaaatacaatgactaaattaaacataaatattattaacactcacaaaattaaaacaaaatttaaccATTAAAAATAACATGTATACTTCTGTGTTAAAAATAGAAAACCGTGTATTGTTTGCCAAAagttatgttttataataaaatacataaaatttgTTGCTAAATAATTGTGTTCGTTCGATCTTTGATGATAAACTGTATATTTTAGTTTAACGCgagtataattaaataaattgatgcAATAGTATCAAATAATTCTTTACCGATGAATTTAAATTTCGAATATTATTACTTAATAAAACTGACAACACTTAACTCAATCGATAAACTGTGTACTACAAAAACGTACGTACAATTTAAGTAatcatataaaacatttttatttcatttgctATTAAGAGTTTGTTTAAGATGTAAGTCTGTGACGATTTTGAAAAGGTAAGTTTGTCATCACAACCTACACAAGCGAAtataggtggtggagtaatttattgttttattattattattgcatttgAAATAGCTCTCGGTATTGTACTTAGGGCATTCATTGGTGCTATCCAAAATCATATTTTGAGAGAACGAAATATTTCATTGACAAAAGttagttaattttaatttttaaaaactgtttgGAAGGAAAGAGATTAAGTTGTAAGATTTCACTCATCATAGTTCCAAGTTTACTTTTTACTGGTATTAATCACCGGCATTTTTATTAAAGTTTATTACAGACTTTATATGACTTTGTCAGAAAGCTAGAGACGGATTATTCTTCAACTATCTATGGAGATGAACAGGAACATAGTTATTCTTGTgttcttgtttaatttattgataatCATTGCTAATGGTGATGGTAAgtttgtcattaaaaaaaactattattagtacagtattgtaGATTAGTTTGCATTCGAGTTAACAGTAGTAGCTGGAATGTCAATGTAATTTGTTCGTGTGATCTTTGTCAATCTGTACTGTTGCACGTTATGGTGTAACCACACTGTAAAAACTATTAAATATCTGGAGGTGTGCTATAACAACTCATTGAGAATGTTGCTAGGCTTACATAAGGACTGTGGTGCTAGTAACGTGTTTCCACGGGAGAATTCCCTCTTTTTACAAGCAAGTGCGTCTATGGTTGTAGATTAAGAGTTGTGAATAGTGAAAATGATCTTGTTAGATGTAGGCCTAACTACGAACTATCTGTTACGATCGTCATTCTTTAAATGGGAGCAAATCATATTTTAGTATGATTTTccgttttgtatttgttgtaaaTGATTCAATTGGATTTATCCGTTTAAAACACAAAtaattttgtacatttatttaaaatgttatcacCATAATTTAATCatataattgccattttaactttttaatttagtttcataTTCGTAATTATTTACTAACACAGTATCTTGATTATTAAAACGTATTGTAAATAACTGATCGTTATTATATTTACCAAAATCAATATTTACCACAACTATCTACCATTtatgatatttcatttttatttaaataattgatgCTAAGTTTATCGTATTGGCCATAAGTTATCAATTTTATCATGTTATAGAATAGGCGTACTATTAATACTCTGTTTTTGTGACTTGATTTGTCACGAACGAATAGGCTAAGATATAGGCATAGgcttagtttatttattttttttatgaaaacagTCTAATAGATACGGATAATTAACACCAACACATTTaggaaaataattaaaattgtcaACAATCGAACGTGTGCCCAACTATTTAGACTAAAACTGATTGTTAGAACATGGTTGATTATCATCTCGTATACTTATACACACCAGAACCACCAGAACCACCATCACCATGTGAAATGAATCCATGTAAAAATAACGGTTTGTGTTCAGACGTGGGAATGGAATATACCTGTGATTGCACGCACACTGGCTATGTGGGTGAAACATGCCAAACGGGTAAGTTATTGTTTCTTCTTCTGTTTCTTCTAATTCTAAAAATTCAATTTGATGAAACTAAGATTTAGATTTATCTGAATATCGACAGCCTGCAGAGGCGGACGAAGGGGGTTTCCCCAGTGCCATGGCAACACTCTTAATTTCAtgctaaatgtttttttctgtcACTAAATTAATTAGATCCCATTTTATCATAATAACCAATAAAGTTATAGAATTCCAGTTTTGGAAGAGCATATTCTGTAAATTGACAGACTGTAGCGTAAAATTAACCAGCTTTACAATACTGCGCTCAATTTATCGCCGACTGTCAGCGTATTTGTGTGTGGATTTATTTCTGAACGTGCTCTCAGAATGAATTTCTTACTGTTTGAATTGCTTGTGTGCGTCATGAGAAGGTACGAAAGGCCACTACACACTGTGTTCGTGGAAACCCCCCTAGGCCTAATATGGGTCGttgatttgtccataattattgcatttttaCGGAGATTCCCCATCATTTAAGTATTCCGTATAGTATCCTATACGGTATTTATCTTCATCTTATGTCCGTAATATTTGGTCAAATTTTCGTAGTAATTACAGACGTTCcaaactttgaaataacagtgtttaattgcttctttttgcatattttctttttcttaagCAACACTGttggataaatgaaaatgaaattttggttttactgacttattgatcaaaataatacaatttaacgttttgctCAATAGgatatatttatagcagcagcttAATatgttaactttttaaaattattatttgataataataatgtatttattgattatataaTTGCCAGAATTTATTAGCTTACCCGAAGTACTTTCGCGTGTGTATTTTACCGGTGGAAAAAATAAGCGGGATACGATGGTAGGCTGTTTGGTAACCCGATATAGAGTACCATTTGCGGCCATCTAGGAGTGTCATTTTACAAAATGTGCGCAAAAACTCGTTATATATGGTCCTGGACTCGTGGAAAACCCCCTTAAAATAGTTCTGCGACCGCCCCTGGCCTGGGAATGATCACCTACTGCTC contains:
- the LOC140048214 gene encoding queuosine-tRNA galactosyltransferase-like, producing MGITPVDVSIILPVYNAAEWLDECLGSIKRQQDLGEGMTVELSIFNDSSKDDSLDILKSWKDMLISFGIHVILSGHSNAEPKGVGYAKNQAVRQSSGRFLCFQDADDIMDPMRIKLQYQAALKHQNTIIGCKVTRIPKDSTIRYTRWCNGMTQKQLLTQVFTSHGPTVLMPTWFCSRQVYDKVGGFDERGKGIPEDLLFFHKFLGLGGAVCRIDEYLLTYRYHPECTTHSVHRDTIWDIRITAIQKNIINQWKHFTIWNAGKEGRRFYRSLSTGNRSKVKAFCDVDAKKIGKVYTYEECKESPKPKVPILHFSEASPPFIICVKLDLTGGGLERNIESLNLVEGEDYFYFS